The following coding sequences are from one Kallotenue papyrolyticum window:
- the mnmE gene encoding tRNA uridine-5-carboxymethylaminomethyl(34) synthesis GTPase MnmE: protein MLYTDTIAAIATPVGEGGVGIVRLSGPDALAIARRIFQPRHGGDTYRPQLMRYGRVIDAEGRSVDEALAVFFKAPRSYTREDVVEIHCHGGALPLRRTLELALAAGARLAEPGEFTMRAFLNGRLDLAQAEATLDLIQARTATSLQLALEQLGGRLSREVRAAREAALGALAYLTALVDFPEDDVPEQDVLEPLRQARAQVAALVRSADQGILYRYGARAVLVGRPNAGKSSLLNALLRVERAIVTPIAGTTRDTLEETANLGGVPVVLIDTAGITATDDPVERIGVERSRRALATADLVLLVLDRAAALSDEDMAIAALTHGRPTVLVLNKADLPPQLDAQPLIAAHPTLRAQVTVSATTGQGLEELGATVARALLGGSALPGETLVTNPRHRDALSRALEQLDSALAALQAGLSVDLVAVDVGAVVQALGEVTGETVGEDLLTAIFSRFCIGK, encoded by the coding sequence ATGTTGTACACCGATACCATTGCTGCGATCGCGACGCCTGTGGGCGAAGGCGGCGTCGGCATCGTGCGCCTGAGCGGCCCCGATGCGCTGGCGATTGCGCGGCGCATCTTCCAGCCGCGCCATGGTGGCGACACCTACCGGCCCCAGCTGATGCGCTACGGACGCGTGATCGACGCCGAAGGACGCAGCGTCGATGAGGCGCTGGCGGTCTTTTTCAAAGCGCCGCGCTCCTACACGCGCGAAGACGTTGTCGAGATCCACTGCCATGGCGGCGCCCTGCCGCTGCGGCGCACGCTGGAGCTGGCCCTGGCCGCCGGCGCGCGGCTGGCCGAGCCGGGTGAGTTCACCATGCGCGCCTTTTTGAACGGGCGTCTCGATCTGGCGCAGGCGGAAGCGACTCTGGATCTGATCCAGGCGCGCACCGCTACGAGCCTGCAACTTGCCCTGGAGCAACTGGGTGGCCGTCTCTCGCGCGAGGTGCGCGCCGCGCGCGAGGCTGCGCTCGGTGCGCTGGCCTACCTGACGGCGCTGGTGGACTTTCCGGAAGACGACGTACCCGAGCAGGATGTGCTGGAGCCGTTGCGCCAAGCGCGCGCGCAGGTCGCCGCGCTGGTGCGCAGCGCCGACCAAGGCATCCTGTACCGCTATGGCGCGCGCGCAGTGCTGGTGGGCCGGCCCAACGCCGGCAAATCGAGCCTGCTGAATGCGCTGCTGCGCGTCGAGCGCGCCATCGTCACGCCGATTGCCGGCACCACGCGCGACACGCTTGAGGAGACTGCCAACCTAGGCGGCGTGCCGGTCGTGCTGATCGATACCGCCGGCATCACCGCAACCGATGATCCGGTCGAACGCATCGGCGTGGAGCGCAGCCGGCGGGCGCTGGCCACTGCCGACCTGGTGTTGCTGGTGCTGGATCGCGCCGCGGCGCTCAGCGACGAGGACATGGCCATCGCCGCACTGACCCATGGCCGACCGACGGTGCTGGTCTTGAACAAGGCCGATCTGCCGCCACAGCTCGACGCGCAGCCACTGATCGCGGCGCATCCTACGCTGCGCGCCCAGGTGACGGTCTCGGCCACGACGGGCCAGGGCCTGGAGGAGCTGGGCGCGACGGTGGCGCGGGCTTTGCTTGGCGGCAGCGCGCTGCCGGGCGAAACACTGGTGACCAATCCGCGCCATCGTGATGCGCTCAGCCGGGCACTGGAACAGCTCGACAGCGCGCTGGCTGCGCTGCAGGCCGGGCTGTCGGTGGATCTGGTGGCCGTGGATGTCGGCGCGGTCGTGCAAGCCCTGGGCGAGGTGACCGGCGAGACGGTGGGCGAGGACCTGCTGACAGCGATCTTCAGCCGTTTCTGCATCGGCAAGTAA
- the ruvC gene encoding crossover junction endodeoxyribonuclease RuvC: MRTLGIDPGTASMGWGVVEDDGQGGLRALGYGVLSTPKHLALPQRLQVLHRGLVALIEQFRPDTAGIEELFFGKNVNTALAVGHARGVALLALADASIPVQEYRPLAVKQAVVGYGHADKRQVQEMVRLTLGLEQLPRPDDAADALAIAICHAFVGPHRARSAEQ; the protein is encoded by the coding sequence ATGCGCACCCTTGGCATCGATCCTGGGACCGCCAGCATGGGCTGGGGCGTCGTCGAAGACGACGGCCAGGGCGGCCTGCGCGCGCTGGGCTATGGCGTGCTGAGCACCCCCAAGCACCTGGCGCTGCCGCAGCGGCTGCAGGTGCTGCATCGCGGTCTGGTGGCGCTGATCGAACAGTTCCGGCCCGACACAGCCGGCATCGAAGAACTGTTCTTCGGCAAAAACGTCAACACCGCGCTGGCGGTAGGTCATGCGCGCGGCGTGGCGCTGCTGGCGCTGGCCGACGCCAGCATCCCGGTGCAGGAGTACCGACCGCTGGCCGTCAAGCAGGCGGTGGTCGGCTACGGCCATGCCGACAAGCGCCAGGTGCAGGAGATGGTGCGGCTGACGCTGGGGTTGGAGCAGCTCCCCCGCCCCGACGATGCCGCCGACGCGCTGGCGATTGCGATCTGTCATGCCTTTGTTGGGCCGCACCGCGCACGAAGCGCCGAGCAGTAG
- a CDS encoding YebC/PmpR family DNA-binding transcriptional regulator codes for MSGHTKWHEIRRKKGVLDQRRGQLFTKLAREITVATREGGSGDPDLNFRLRLAIERAKQNNMPAENIQRAIDRGLGKGNEAAIEEIWYEGYAPGGVAIMVQAATDNRNRTAAEVRSTFSKHGGNLGESGSVAWMFEQKGLITIEFPPGQAFDADEVMLQVIDAGAEDVEVDGNVIEVYTAFEDLNAVRSKLQAQGLPITNAERLMKAKTPYRPDDEATAMAALRLMEKLEELDDVQKVYSNLDVSEELADRFAASA; via the coding sequence ATGTCCGGCCATACCAAATGGCATGAAATCCGGCGCAAAAAAGGCGTGCTCGACCAGCGTCGCGGGCAGTTGTTTACCAAGCTGGCGCGCGAGATCACGGTCGCAACCCGCGAGGGCGGCAGCGGCGATCCTGATCTCAACTTCCGGCTACGGCTGGCGATCGAGCGCGCCAAACAGAACAATATGCCCGCCGAAAACATCCAGCGCGCCATCGATCGCGGGCTGGGCAAGGGCAATGAAGCCGCCATCGAAGAGATCTGGTACGAAGGCTACGCCCCCGGCGGCGTGGCGATCATGGTCCAGGCCGCTACCGACAATCGCAACCGCACCGCCGCGGAGGTGCGCTCGACCTTCTCCAAGCACGGCGGCAACCTGGGCGAAAGCGGCTCCGTGGCCTGGATGTTCGAACAGAAAGGGCTGATCACGATCGAGTTTCCGCCCGGGCAGGCCTTCGATGCGGATGAGGTCATGCTGCAGGTGATCGATGCCGGAGCCGAGGATGTCGAGGTTGACGGAAACGTGATCGAGGTCTATACCGCCTTCGAGGATCTGAACGCCGTGCGCAGCAAGCTGCAGGCACAGGGCCTGCCGATCACCAACGCCGAACGCCTGATGAAAGCCAAAACGCCCTACCGACCCGATGACGAGGCCACGGCCATGGCTGCGCTGCGGCTCATGGAGAAGCTCGAGGAGCTGGACGACGTGCAGAAGGTCTACTCCAACCTGGACGTGTCGGAAGAGTTGGCCGATCGGTTCGCGGCTTCGGCATAA
- a CDS encoding RNA polymerase sigma factor: MASHTTAALTEAMLPHALAEDLDGAFEQLVLCFQDRLYRFALRLCGNAQDAEEVTQDSFVRAYRALCGYTPERIRTLMLRPWLYRITLNVVRNRRRGRHLPMSRLDAQGAPVIAAGAHHQPERVVERSEWERMLNLSLAALPERYRTALVLRHIEGLSYPELAALLEQPVGTIKSHVHRGARLLRAALDGHWPQEEP, from the coding sequence ATGGCCTCACACACCACCGCCGCGCTCACCGAAGCAATGCTGCCGCACGCGCTGGCCGAGGATCTGGACGGCGCGTTCGAGCAGCTCGTGCTGTGCTTCCAGGATCGCCTCTACCGCTTTGCGCTGCGTCTCTGCGGCAATGCACAGGACGCGGAGGAGGTCACCCAGGATAGCTTCGTGCGCGCCTACCGCGCCCTGTGCGGCTACACGCCTGAGCGCATTCGGACGCTGATGCTGCGCCCCTGGCTCTACCGCATCACGCTCAACGTGGTGCGCAACCGCCGGCGCGGCCGGCATCTGCCGATGAGCCGGCTGGATGCACAGGGCGCACCCGTCATCGCCGCCGGCGCCCACCACCAACCCGAGCGTGTGGTTGAACGCAGTGAATGGGAGCGCATGCTCAATCTGAGCCTGGCTGCGCTGCCGGAGCGCTACCGAACCGCGCTGGTGTTGCGGCACATCGAGGGCTTGAGCTATCCCGAGCTGGCCGCGCTGCTTGAACAACCCGTCGGCACGATCAAATCCCACGTGCACCGGGGAGCCCGCCTGCTGCGCGCCGCGCTGGATGGCCATTGGCCTCAGGAGGAGCCATGA
- the mraZ gene encoding division/cell wall cluster transcriptional repressor MraZ, with the protein MFLGEFEHSVDAKGRVAVPAKFRPRLEGGLVVTRGFERCLQVFPMEQWQILSERVSNLPAASAEARQLRRLLFSSAFDTELDKQGRILLPANLREYAGIGDEAVIAGMNTYFEIWSKDNWEAAMDALDESSAAIAAQLAEIGI; encoded by the coding sequence ATGTTTCTGGGAGAGTTCGAGCACAGCGTCGATGCCAAAGGGCGCGTCGCCGTACCGGCCAAGTTTCGGCCCCGGCTGGAGGGCGGGCTGGTCGTCACGCGCGGCTTCGAGCGCTGTCTACAGGTCTTTCCCATGGAACAGTGGCAGATCCTGTCGGAGCGCGTCAGCAACCTGCCGGCGGCCAGCGCCGAAGCGCGCCAGTTGCGGCGCTTGCTGTTCTCCAGCGCCTTCGACACCGAGCTCGACAAACAGGGGCGCATCCTGCTGCCGGCCAATCTGCGCGAGTACGCCGGCATCGGCGACGAAGCGGTGATCGCCGGCATGAACACCTACTTCGAGATCTGGTCGAAGGACAACTGGGAGGCAGCCATGGACGCGCTCGACGAATCCAGCGCCGCGATCGCGGCTCAGCTCGCAGAGATCGGCATCTAA
- the rsmH gene encoding 16S rRNA (cytosine(1402)-N(4))-methyltransferase RsmH, with product MAAEFQHIPVLLDETLALLRIVPGGTYIDATLGGGGHTAAMLERGAGRVLGIDRDPAALAAVAQRLGDGDGRLVLAHGDFRDIATLARRYGFQDVDGVLFDLGVSSYQLDTAARGFSFQQDAPLDMRMDPGRGPTAAELINTLSEEALADLIYRYGEERMARRIAKRIVEQRKRAPLRTTTELAALVASVVGRRGGERLHPATRTFQALRIAVNDELGALEAALPAATDLLAPGGRLAVISFHSLEDRIVKEFIRREAAICLLPPRLFAEQCPHLIAAGTGPRACIYLANRDCDYAPRLTPVTPKPVTPSAQEVQRNPRSRSAKLRVAERIAIPGGG from the coding sequence GTGGCGGCCGAATTTCAGCACATCCCGGTGCTGCTGGACGAGACGCTGGCGCTGCTGCGCATTGTTCCGGGTGGCACCTACATCGATGCAACGCTGGGCGGCGGCGGCCATACAGCAGCCATGCTCGAACGCGGCGCCGGGCGGGTGCTGGGCATCGATCGCGATCCGGCAGCGCTGGCGGCGGTCGCGCAACGGCTCGGCGATGGTGACGGACGGCTGGTGCTGGCACACGGCGATTTTCGCGACATTGCCACGCTCGCACGGCGCTACGGCTTTCAGGATGTTGACGGCGTGCTGTTCGACCTGGGCGTCTCGTCCTATCAACTCGACACCGCCGCGCGCGGCTTTTCGTTTCAGCAGGACGCGCCGCTGGACATGCGCATGGATCCAGGCCGCGGCCCGACCGCCGCGGAGCTGATCAACACCCTGTCCGAGGAGGCGCTCGCCGATCTGATCTACCGCTACGGCGAGGAACGTATGGCACGGCGCATCGCCAAACGCATTGTGGAGCAACGCAAACGCGCGCCACTGCGCACCACCACCGAGCTGGCCGCGCTGGTGGCCAGCGTCGTCGGGCGCCGAGGCGGCGAGCGCCTCCACCCGGCCACGCGCACCTTTCAGGCGTTGCGCATCGCCGTCAACGACGAACTGGGCGCACTCGAAGCCGCGTTGCCGGCAGCCACCGATCTGCTGGCACCCGGTGGACGCCTGGCGGTGATCAGCTTTCACTCGCTCGAAGACCGCATCGTCAAGGAGTTCATCCGGCGCGAGGCGGCGATCTGTCTGCTACCGCCGCGCCTGTTTGCCGAGCAGTGCCCGCACCTGATTGCCGCGGGCACCGGACCGCGCGCCTGCATCTACCTGGCCAATCGCGACTGCGACTATGCGCCGCGCCTCACGCCGGTCACGCCCAAGCCGGTCACGCCGTCGGCGCAGGAGGTGCAGCGCAACCCGCGCAGCCGCAGTGCCAAGCTGCGCGTCGCAGAACGGATAGCCATACCCGGCGGCGGCTAA
- the hisA gene encoding 1-(5-phosphoribosyl)-5-[(5-phosphoribosylamino)methylideneamino]imidazole-4-carboxamide isomerase: MSDFAIIPAIDIKDGRCVRLYQGDYQQITVYDRDPVAVAQRWAELGAQQVHVVDLDGAKAGRPINAPIVFAIVRAVNIPVQLGGGLRDQAAVEAAINLGVARVVLGTAALRDPGLIGRLVASYGERIVVGVDARDGWVATAGWTETSQMRADELVRRMGALGVQRIIYTDIARDGTLQGPNVAAVEALVRAGGPAIIASGGVSTVDDLLALARVGAAGAIVGRALYTGSVDLPRALEAVRRLQHNVG; encoded by the coding sequence ATGAGCGATTTTGCGATCATCCCCGCCATTGACATCAAAGATGGCCGCTGCGTGCGGCTCTATCAGGGGGATTACCAACAGATCACCGTGTACGACCGCGATCCGGTCGCCGTTGCGCAGCGCTGGGCCGAGCTGGGCGCGCAGCAGGTGCATGTCGTCGATCTGGATGGCGCCAAAGCGGGCCGTCCGATCAACGCACCGATCGTGTTTGCGATCGTACGCGCGGTCAACATTCCCGTGCAGCTCGGAGGTGGGCTGCGCGATCAGGCGGCGGTCGAGGCAGCGATCAACCTGGGCGTCGCGCGCGTGGTGCTCGGCACGGCAGCGCTGCGCGATCCCGGCCTGATCGGCCGGCTGGTGGCCAGTTATGGCGAGCGCATTGTGGTGGGCGTGGACGCGCGCGACGGCTGGGTCGCCACGGCGGGTTGGACCGAAACCTCGCAGATGCGCGCCGACGAGTTGGTGCGGCGCATGGGCGCGTTGGGCGTCCAGCGCATCATCTACACCGACATCGCCCGCGACGGCACCTTGCAGGGGCCCAACGTCGCCGCAGTGGAGGCGCTGGTACGCGCGGGCGGGCCGGCGATTATCGCCTCGGGCGGCGTCTCCACGGTGGATGATCTCCTGGCCCTGGCGCGGGTAGGCGCAGCCGGCGCGATCGTCGGGCGCGCTCTGTACACCGGCAGTGTGGACCTGCCGCGCGCGCTCGAGGCGGTGCGCCGGCTGCAGCACAACGTCGGCTGA
- a CDS encoding methylated-DNA--[protein]-cysteine S-methyltransferase has protein sequence MNDQQQPTLRPARRLVAALRQSSAAAAPPGLLAGIQAALGPADAYAPLDAPIGTVYVAYNAQGIAFVLRADEPRAFERAFRRRFRRPLQAVDALPPALHAAVLARLHGEGASPLPLDLRTLTPFERAVLLKALEIPPGEVRPYAWIAREIGHPHAVRAVGSALAHNPVPLLIPCHRVVRSDGQIGNYIFGSAVKRAVLEWEGAAPGVLERLGRAGVRFLGDPQARTFCLPTCGGMHRRAEHVLPLRSAQEALATGLQPCGQCRPLGSDDRRATRHT, from the coding sequence ATGAACGATCAGCAGCAACCAACACTTCGCCCGGCGCGGCGGCTGGTGGCCGCGCTGCGCCAGAGCTCCGCCGCAGCGGCGCCACCCGGTCTGTTGGCCGGCATCCAGGCCGCGCTCGGACCGGCGGACGCCTACGCACCGCTCGACGCGCCGATCGGGACGGTGTACGTGGCCTACAACGCGCAGGGCATTGCCTTTGTGCTGCGCGCCGACGAACCGCGCGCCTTCGAACGCGCCTTTCGCCGCCGCTTCCGCCGTCCACTCCAGGCGGTTGACGCACTCCCACCGGCGCTGCACGCTGCGGTGCTGGCGCGGCTGCATGGCGAGGGTGCCTCGCCGCTGCCGCTCGATCTCCGCACGCTCACCCCCTTCGAGCGCGCCGTGCTGCTCAAAGCGCTGGAGATCCCGCCCGGCGAGGTGCGGCCCTACGCCTGGATCGCCCGCGAGATCGGCCATCCGCATGCGGTGCGCGCCGTTGGCAGCGCCCTGGCCCACAACCCCGTGCCCCTGCTGATCCCCTGCCATCGCGTGGTGCGCAGCGACGGACAGATCGGCAACTACATCTTCGGCAGCGCTGTGAAACGCGCCGTCCTGGAGTGGGAAGGCGCTGCGCCGGGCGTGCTGGAGCGCCTGGGACGCGCCGGCGTGCGTTTTTTGGGCGATCCGCAGGCGCGCACCTTTTGCCTGCCCACCTGCGGCGGTATGCATCGCCGCGCCGAGCACGTTCTGCCGTTGCGCTCAGCCCAGGAGGCGCTGGCGACGGGCCTCCAGCCATGCGGGCAGTGTCGTCCGCTGGGGAGCGACGACCGTCGGGCCACGCGCCACACATGA
- a CDS encoding acylphosphatase translates to MERVRAHVFVSGRVQGVNFRAHLRDQARRAAVEGWVRNLPDGRVEAVLEGTRAAVQRLISWCYSGPPAAHVEHVEVQWEAPTGREGPFAISW, encoded by the coding sequence CTGGAGCGCGTACGTGCGCACGTGTTCGTTTCCGGACGGGTGCAGGGTGTTAACTTTCGGGCGCATCTACGCGATCAGGCGCGGCGCGCCGCTGTCGAGGGTTGGGTGCGCAACCTGCCGGATGGACGGGTTGAGGCCGTGTTGGAAGGCACGCGCGCCGCGGTACAGCGCCTGATTAGCTGGTGTTATAGCGGCCCGCCCGCCGCGCATGTCGAGCATGTGGAGGTGCAGTGGGAAGCGCCCACCGGGCGCGAGGGCCCCTTCGCGATCAGTTGGTGA
- the moaD gene encoding molybdopterin converting factor subunit 1, which yields MKVRVRLFALHRDIVGTPELELEAPAGTTLGELWQRLCAQYPALAPATRSILYARNEAYADPATVLQDGDEVAFIPPVSGGAALPEEELFAIRSEPLDETALRRAVHTPQDGAVVVFSGVVRNNFAGRATDHLEYEAYASMAVPVLRALAEEARARWPIGRVAIHHRIGRLQIGETAVVVAVAAPHRRAAFEAAAYLMDRIKEVAPIWKREVWADGSAEWVGSEHERSRRPDA from the coding sequence ATGAAGGTGAGAGTACGTTTGTTTGCGCTGCATCGCGACATCGTCGGCACGCCCGAGCTGGAGCTGGAGGCGCCGGCGGGTACCACGCTGGGCGAGCTCTGGCAGCGCCTGTGCGCGCAGTATCCGGCGCTCGCGCCGGCGACGCGCAGCATCCTGTACGCGCGCAACGAAGCCTATGCCGATCCGGCGACCGTGCTGCAAGACGGCGATGAGGTTGCCTTTATCCCGCCGGTGAGCGGCGGGGCGGCCCTGCCCGAGGAGGAGCTGTTCGCGATCCGCAGCGAGCCGCTGGATGAGACGGCGCTGCGCCGCGCGGTGCACACGCCACAGGATGGCGCGGTGGTGGTCTTCAGCGGCGTGGTGCGCAACAACTTCGCAGGCCGCGCCACCGATCACCTGGAGTACGAGGCCTACGCCAGCATGGCCGTGCCGGTGCTGCGCGCGCTGGCCGAAGAGGCACGCGCACGCTGGCCGATCGGTCGCGTGGCGATCCACCATCGCATTGGCCGCCTGCAGATCGGCGAGACCGCGGTGGTGGTGGCGGTCGCCGCACCGCATCGTCGGGCCGCCTTTGAAGCCGCGGCCTACCTGATGGATCGCATCAAGGAGGTCGCGCCGATCTGGAAACGCGAAGTGTGGGCCGACGGCAGCGCCGAATGGGTCGGCAGCGAACACGAACGCAGCCGGCGGCCAGACGCATAA
- the glp gene encoding gephyrin-like molybdotransferase Glp: MQNRETVVLLSVEAAQAEILRHVAPLDAVTVPLPEAFGRVLAAEISADMDVPPFANAAMDGYAVRGEDVQTARPDAPVALRILGEVPAGGVAQTAVVSGTAMRIMTGAPLPPGADTVVPFEDTDEARPDAWRPRGLVRVFKAPPIGASVRAAGEDIRAGTPVLGRGTLIRAAELGVLATIGAAQVPVFRRPRVAILATGDELVDVHERPGPGQIRNANSYSNAAQVLDAGGEPLLLPIARDREDELNARLDQALAWGADLLLTSGGVSVGDYDVVKKVLQQRGRMEFWRVKMKPGKPVAFGLIAGVPLLGLPGNPVSAMVGFELFGRPALLKMQGRAGYRRPTITATFTGRLSDRADRRQYVRVRIEQRDDQFLAHLTGEQGSGMLTSMLHADGLMIVPEGMTLVEPGARLAVMMLHWPEVPAQPQRAAAAPEARQGCC, from the coding sequence ATGCAGAATCGGGAAACAGTGGTGCTTCTTTCGGTTGAAGCGGCGCAGGCCGAGATCCTGCGGCATGTCGCACCGCTGGACGCTGTGACAGTTCCGCTGCCGGAGGCCTTCGGGCGCGTCTTGGCGGCCGAGATCTCCGCCGATATGGATGTGCCGCCCTTCGCCAACGCAGCCATGGACGGCTATGCCGTACGCGGCGAAGATGTGCAGACGGCGCGCCCAGATGCACCGGTGGCCCTGCGCATCCTCGGCGAGGTGCCGGCCGGTGGCGTGGCACAGACGGCGGTGGTATCCGGCACGGCCATGCGCATCATGACCGGCGCTCCGCTGCCGCCGGGAGCGGATACGGTCGTGCCCTTTGAGGACACCGATGAGGCGCGGCCGGATGCCTGGCGCCCGCGTGGCCTGGTGCGCGTCTTCAAAGCGCCGCCGATCGGCGCCAGCGTGCGCGCTGCGGGCGAGGATATCCGCGCCGGCACCCCCGTGCTGGGGCGCGGTACGCTGATCCGCGCTGCCGAACTGGGCGTGCTGGCCACCATCGGTGCGGCGCAGGTGCCTGTCTTCCGCCGGCCACGCGTGGCAATCCTGGCCACCGGCGATGAACTGGTGGATGTCCACGAGCGTCCCGGTCCGGGCCAGATCCGCAACGCCAACAGCTATTCCAACGCGGCGCAGGTACTGGATGCCGGCGGCGAGCCGCTGCTGCTGCCGATCGCGCGCGATCGCGAGGACGAGCTCAACGCGCGGCTCGACCAGGCGCTGGCCTGGGGCGCCGATCTGTTGCTGACCTCAGGCGGCGTGTCGGTAGGCGACTACGACGTGGTGAAAAAGGTCTTGCAGCAGCGCGGGCGCATGGAGTTCTGGCGCGTCAAGATGAAGCCCGGCAAGCCCGTCGCCTTCGGGCTGATCGCGGGCGTGCCGCTCTTGGGCCTGCCCGGCAATCCGGTTTCAGCCATGGTCGGCTTCGAGCTGTTCGGGCGGCCGGCGCTGCTCAAGATGCAGGGCCGCGCAGGCTATCGGCGTCCGACAATCACCGCGACCTTTACCGGGCGGTTGTCCGACCGTGCCGACCGGCGCCAGTACGTGCGCGTGCGTATTGAACAGCGTGACGACCAGTTTCTGGCCCATCTGACCGGCGAGCAGGGCAGCGGTATGCTGACGTCGATGCTCCACGCCGACGGGCTGATGATCGTGCCGGAGGGGATGACGCTGGTCGAGCCCGGCGCGCGCCTGGCGGTGATGATGCTGCACTGGCCTGAGGTGCCGGCGCAGCCACAGCGCGCGGCAGCGGCACCCGAGGCGCGTCAGGGCTGTTGTTGA
- the hisF gene encoding imidazole glycerol phosphate synthase subunit HisF has protein sequence MLTRRIIPCLDVKNGRVVKGVTFVDHIDAGDPVALAALYDQEGADELVFYDITASFENRAIIAEVVERTAAQVFIPLTVGGGIRSVEDMYRMLRAGADKVSINTAAVLNPALIEEGAQRFGSQCIVLSIDARRVSAAGQPPRWEVFTHTGGGGRPTGKDAIAWAREGAERGAGEIVINSIDADGTRAGYDLELLRAVAEAVPVPVIASGGAGTLQHLLEAVTLGKADAALAASIFHFGTYSIRQVKDFFAAHGVPVRKV, from the coding sequence ATGCTGACACGGCGCATCATTCCCTGCCTGGATGTCAAAAACGGACGCGTGGTCAAGGGCGTTACCTTCGTCGATCACATTGACGCGGGCGATCCGGTGGCGCTGGCCGCGCTCTACGACCAGGAAGGCGCCGACGAGCTGGTCTTCTATGACATCACGGCTTCGTTCGAGAACCGCGCGATCATCGCCGAGGTGGTCGAACGCACTGCCGCGCAGGTCTTCATCCCGCTGACGGTCGGCGGCGGCATCCGCAGTGTGGAGGATATGTACCGTATGCTGCGCGCCGGCGCGGATAAAGTCTCGATCAACACTGCGGCAGTGCTCAATCCGGCGCTGATCGAGGAGGGCGCGCAACGCTTCGGCAGCCAGTGCATCGTGCTGTCGATCGATGCCAGGCGCGTCAGCGCAGCAGGGCAGCCGCCGCGCTGGGAGGTGTTCACGCACACCGGCGGCGGCGGACGTCCTACCGGCAAGGATGCCATCGCCTGGGCGCGCGAAGGTGCTGAGCGCGGCGCGGGCGAGATCGTGATCAACAGCATCGATGCCGACGGCACGCGCGCCGGCTATGATCTGGAACTGCTGCGCGCCGTGGCCGAGGCGGTACCGGTGCCGGTGATCGCCTCGGGTGGCGCGGGCACCCTCCAGCACCTGCTCGAAGCGGTGACCCTGGGCAAAGCCGACGCGGCACTGGCCGCGTCGATCTTCCACTTCGGCACCTACTCGATCCGGCAGGTCAAGGACTTTTTCGCTGCGCATGGTGTGCCCGTGCGCAAGGTCTGA